In Lysobacter sp. FW306-1B-D06B, the sequence CTTTCCCGAATCGAGCAGGTCGTCGGCAATCTGCACCGCCGAGGTCAGCAGGCCGCCGGGATTGCTGCGCAAGTCGATGACCAGTCCGCGCAGCTTGCCGCCGGCCTTTTCCTTCAGCTTGTCGAGCTGGCTTTCGAAATCCGCCGCCGTGTCGGCCTGGAACGCGCTGATGCGCACGTAGCCGTAGCCGGGCTCGAGCATGCGGCTCTTCACGCTGGCCACGCGGATGGTCTCGCGCTGCAGCGTCACGTCGAACGGCGCGTCCTTGCCCTCGCGCACGACGGTCAGCGTCACCTTGCTGCCGGGCTCGCCGCGCAGCGGACCGGAGTTGTCGCCTTCGTCGGGCTTGAACGGTTTGCCGTCAATGGCCGTAATCACATCGCCGGCCTTGATGCCCGCGCGTGCGGCCGGCGTATCGTCGATAGGGGAGATCACGCGCAGCGAACCATCGGGCTGGCGCATGAGCTCCACGCCGACGCCGTCGTAATTGCCGCGCGATTGTTCCTCGAAGCTTTCGGCATCGTCCTTGTCGAGATAGACGCTGTGCGGGTCGAGGTCGAACAGCAGGCCGCGGATCGCCGAGTGCATCAGCTTGCGGTGCTCGACCGGCTCCACATAGGCCTGCTTCACCGCGTTGTAGACGGAGACGTAGCGGCGGATCTCGTCGAGCGGCACCTTGGCTTCGGCGGTTTCGGCATCGGGCGACTCGATCGGCGCGTCGGCCGGCGCCGGTTCGGTCTCCTGCGCGGAAGCCGGCAGGGCGACGAAGGCAGCCAGGGCGAGCGGAACGAGGTGACGCAGGGACATTCGGGCAACTCCGGGATGGCGCGGCAGGACGAAGATGAAGGCCGCGCCTGGCGCGACCGCAGGGACGGCGGTCCGGCCGGCCTCGCCAAGATTATGGACATGGCGGGGCAGCGCAATGGAAGGCTTTTGTTAATCCCGGCGACGAGCGCGCCGGGTATTCAGCTCAGCGTCGCAGCCAGGTGCCCGGGTTCACCGGCGCACCGTTGCGGCGCAGTTCGAAATACAGCGCCGCGCGACCGCTTCCGCCCGAGGTGCCGACGGTGGACACGGCATCGCCGCGCTTGACCGTGTCGCCCACGTCCTTGAGCAGCGCGTCGTTGTGCGCGTACAGGCTCATGTAGCCATTCCCGTGGTCGACGATCAGCAGCAGGCCATAGCCGGTCATCCATTCGGCGTAGACGACCGTGCCGTCGGCGACGGCCTTGACCGGCGTGCCGGCGGCGGCGGCGATCAGCAGGCCTTCGCTGCCGCGGCCGTCGGGCATGGTGGCGCCGAAGCCCGCCAGCAGCGAGCCCGACACCGGCCAACCCAGGCCGCCGACCTGCGGCGCCGGAGCGCTGGCGACGGTCGCGGGCTTGCGGCGGGGCGTGCCGTCGGCGGGCGCGGTGTTCTGGCGCGCGGCGCGTTCGGCTGCGGCGCGGCGCTGAGCTTCGGCGCGGGCGGCCGCGGCGCGCAGCTTCTTCAGAAGCTGCTCCAGGCCCGCCGCGTCGCGCCCGAGTTCGCGCTCGCGCGTGCTGCGATCCTTGTAGCGCTGGTCGAGTTCGGCCACCAGCGTCGCCCGTTCCTTGCGGTCGCTCTGGAGCTTGCCCAGTTGCGAACGTTGCGCTTCACGCGTGCGGTCCAGTTCGGCGCGGCGCTGCGTGATCGCTTGTTCGACGGCATCGAGTTGGCGCAGCTCGCCGTCGAGCTCGGCGATGCGACGCGTGCGGTCGCGTTGCAGGTAGCCGTAGTACGCCAGCATGCGACTGCCATCGGCGACACGGTCCTGCGCCAGCAGCAGTTTCAGCGGTGCGTCCTGTCCTTGCAGATAGGCCGCGCGCAGGAGTTGCGCGAGTTCCTGGCGCTGCGCGGCCATGCGCTCGTGCAGATCGGCACGCTGCGTCTGCAGCGTGTCGAGCGATTGCCGCTCCTTTGCCAGGCGCGTTTCGATCTCGCGCAGGCGGCGATTGGACTCGCCGACCTTTTCGTCGGCATCGCGCAGCCGGCGTGAGGCGCTGCCGCGCTGGCCTTCGATCTCGCGGCGCTCGTCGGCGACCGATTTGAGCTCGCGCTGGATCTTCTCCAGCTTCCGCTCCGCTTCGCGACTGTTCTGCGCGGCGACGGGCGCCGCCAGAACCGTGCCGGCGACGAGCAGGACGCAGAGCGCGCGCCGCATCCGGATCAGCCCGCGAGCAGACTGGTTCCGCTCATCTCCGCCGGCTTGGGCAGTCCGAGCAGGTCGAGGATCGTCGGCGCCACGTCGCGCAGTGCGCCGCCGCTGCGCAGGTTCGCCTTGCGCGGGCCGAGGTACACGAACGGCACCGGGCCGACCGTGTGCGCCGTATGCGGCTGGCCCGTGGACGGGTCGCGCATCATTTCCAGGTTGCCGTGGTCGGCGGTGACCAGCAATGCGCCGCCGGTGTCACGCACGGCCTGCACGATCTCGCCGA encodes:
- a CDS encoding peptidoglycan DD-metalloendopeptidase family protein produces the protein MRRALCVLLVAGTVLAAPVAAQNSREAERKLEKIQRELKSVADERREIEGQRGSASRRLRDADEKVGESNRRLREIETRLAKERQSLDTLQTQRADLHERMAAQRQELAQLLRAAYLQGQDAPLKLLLAQDRVADGSRMLAYYGYLQRDRTRRIAELDGELRQLDAVEQAITQRRAELDRTREAQRSQLGKLQSDRKERATLVAELDQRYKDRSTRERELGRDAAGLEQLLKKLRAAAARAEAQRRAAAERAARQNTAPADGTPRRKPATVASAPAPQVGGLGWPVSGSLLAGFGATMPDGRGSEGLLIAAAAGTPVKAVADGTVVYAEWMTGYGLLLIVDHGNGYMSLYAHNDALLKDVGDTVKRGDAVSTVGTSGGSGRAALYFELRRNGAPVNPGTWLRR